A part of Pungitius pungitius chromosome 15, fPunPun2.1, whole genome shotgun sequence genomic DNA contains:
- the LOC119209771 gene encoding zonadhesin isoform X3: MLGGILTNVLVTGTLLFVTQTVTRCRGEIDFSSVTLPDWRTDSEYVTQCVHDSPGPRLCDWKAPTDDAGVTALESGPLRLEGEACLEFWYLSPVATNGTEPRVLLKSSGGLIEIWTLPPRHRDAWRQVFVPLDIINPGTQVVIEAASTEGQFEFNRMGVRRGSCGPQCDSDTELWTDESTRCLCHGGQLSCSPSQCPESQACTPQREASTGTCTVHSHTDCSTFDGELLRFMVPCTYTLAKTCSPSEAMPMFAVEVVNKQSRNSPLPTVEEVVVNMGNFRVSLLKRETSRIVVNGVWKKLPLRLGGGTVNIKSNPAAVELGTSFGLLVSYDNAGAVHVTLPSRFSDKVCGLCGNYNHDRQDDFTKPDGTFAQNATAFAQSWQSGQASSPCEAILVPHQCDPLQVAEYASEQYCGGLVSSSGPFADCLSVLEGESYFRGCVASMCSSHGDPAALCGALQVYSDICQEAGASVPMWRNSSHCPLLCGENSHYNSCADGCPEVCSSLDMVGLCGSCEERCECDSGLKLSGGKCVPAEECGCWYDGKHYENGATFSKGECKHLCQCMGNNDMQCTAMQCTDKEVCKVKDGVKGCFPFKPATCSVYGDPHYITFDGLAYDFQGGCSYTLTTTCAEDSAVRFTVIGHNVHPGLQDFTRSKLEAVALQVEDLHLTLNQSGEVYVNNSLVRLPYSTNGAIGSVWVYLKKNNIILETTFGLRMTIDARNRLFLQVDERYMHELCGLCGTYSELQDDDFVTPGGQNATGSFEFGDSWRLPGDNECISHPSDPRHCDYDEEDEAYNECSTLLGDAFTPCHELIHPKTYVNSCVYDYCATNGDQHTLCDSLESYAAACQFAGVELLNWQLDTACAEPPTTTAHPTPSTATSPTTDHSLCPVNCDFEKNLCGWEQLLQDSFDWKRHSGSTPSSLTGPDQDHTTGAGFYMYIDGNNVTHGDSARLWSSMCNYQGPLCLRFWYHMYGSATSMALNIYLLKDNKATKLWVMMNNQGPEWHQGIVDIPVSGPFQIIIEGIRGSNALSDVAIDDISIHLSSCSGNFPGLVGGTKPPSLTAVVIPSLPICNMDCSFDSNLCSWNQMVTDSFDWTWQNGSTSTPMTGPSADHTGDGHYLYIEASSVNLGDTARLISSECSESGPQCLQFWYHMYGSADTMGLHVYLLQNKVADAVWWERNDHGNIWKLAQLDITTTGAFQIIFEGRRGSNHQSDVAIDDVILHRGYCTVATVGPEFPATATQTHSSPSSKPQPTLTATLTQNTDLPTTKPRQPITSKPIATTTTGPTATATPFPPTTGHPEVVTPEKPGPEFTETASPEPPTASTDGPPTTARPHPPITGNPGLGTPEHPEPETTAGPEQPATSNNGLPTTAGPHPPTTEIPGLVTPEHPKPEMTARPEQPATSTDGLPTSAGPHPPTTKIPGIGTPEQPEHEFTEKPQTTASPEPPTASTDGPPTTARPHPPTTGNPGLGTPEHPEPEMTAGPEQPATSTDGPPTTARPHPPTTEIPGLGTPEHPEPEMTAGPEQPATSTDGPPTTARPHPPTTENPGLGTPEHPEPEMTAGPEQPATSANGLPTTGGPHPPTTGNPGLGTPEHPEPETTAGPEQPATSTDGPPTTARPHPPTTGNPGLGTPEHPEPEMTAGPEQPATSTDGPPTTARPHPPTTGNPGLGTPEHPEPEMTAGPEQPATSANGLPTTGGPHPPTTGNPGLGTPEHPEPETTAGPEQPATSANGLPTTGGPHPPTTENPGLGTPEHPEPETTAGPEQPATSTDGPPTTGGPHPPTTENPGLGTPEQPEPEMTAVPEQPATSTDGPQPTTAAPHLSPVRPHSTTTTAPQRTTTNKPYSTIGRPLPTTTPQPQTTHVPTPSCPENSHYTTCIPQCSPTCEHLNGPSDCSDSEGCVKGCVCDGGFVRTSKACVPIQRCGCMDRNGTRQNFNKEWYTDHCSKKCKCEKDDGVGKIDCDDKDECGGKAVCLQNEEGNYYCQSTGFGQCTIRGDSEYRTFDELKHDFEGKHSYVLVSTNNLPYYLPHVYIEATNTVHDEEDSRHHGDDSSEEDNARRSRDKDDGDEDDEDDSKHDDDSEEHKEHHRLRELKIRVYDHTVVFKKNRKLIVDGRETKTPTSPTAGLNISLHSSRIYLKTDFGLSVEFDGRDAAEIILPNLYKRKVGGLCGNFDGHKGNDQMKLDGTRAKSIKKFGDSWKV, from the exons ATGCTTGGAGGCATCCTCACAAATGTGTTGGTCACAGGGACTCTACTCTTTGTAACTCAGACAGTTACTCGGTGCAG aggtgAAATTGACTTTTCATCAGTTACTTTACCAGATTGGAGGACAGATTCAG AATATGTTACACAGTGTGTCCACGACAGCCCCGGCCCTCGCCTTTGCGACTGGAAGGCACCAACAG ATGATGCCGGAGTGACAGCTTTAGAGAGTGGTCCTCTGAGACTGGAGGGCGAGGCCTGTCTAGAGTTTTGGTACTTATCCCCAGTTGCCACTAATGGGACAGAACCCCGCGTCCTGCTGAAGAGCAGCGGTGGTCTGATAGAAATCTGGACCTTGCCTCCCCGTCACAGGGATGCTTGGAGACAAGTATTTGTTCCCTTGGACATCATCAACCCAGGGACTCAG GTCGTTATCGAAGCAGCATCCACGGAGGGACAGTTTGAATTTAACCGGATGGGTGTAAGGAGAGGCTCATGTG GACCCCAGTGTGACTCTGACACAGAGCTATGGACCGATGAGTCCACCCGCTGCCTCTGTCATGGTGGCCAGCTCTCTTGCTCCCCCTCTCAGTGCCCTGAGAGCCAAGCCTGCACCCCTCAAAGAGAGGCGTCCACCGGTACTTGCACTGTGCACAGTCACACTGACTGCAGCACTTTTGATGGAGAGCTGCTCCGCTTCATGGTGCCCTGCACCTACACGCTGGCTAAGACCTGCTCGCCCTCTGAGGCCATGCCCATGTTCGCCGTGGAAGTGGTCAACAAGCAGAGCAGGAACTCACCTCTGCCAACTGTAGAGGAGGTCGTTGTGAACATGGGGAACTTCAGAGTGTCACTGCTGAAAAGGGAAACCAGCCGGATTGTG GTCAATGGGGTCTGGAAGAAGCTTCCGCTGAGACTCGGCGGCGGCACTGTCAACATCAAGAGCAACCCCGCTGCCGTCGAACTGGGAACCAGTTTTGGCCTCCTGGTCTCGTATGACAACGCTGGCGCTGTCCATGTCACCCTACCGTCTCGTTTCTCTGATAAAGTCTGTGGGTTGTGCGGAAACTACAACCACGACAGACAAGACGACTTCACAAAGCCCGACGGAACATTTGCCCAAAACGCTACAGCTTTTGCGCAGAGCTGGCAGTCTGGGCAAGCCTCCTCCCCCTGTGAAGCCATTCTTGTACCTCATCAGTGTGACCCCCTGCAGGTGGCTGAGTATGCCAGTGAGCAGTACTGTGGAGGCCTCGTCTCCAGCAGTGGGCCCTTCGCTGACTGCCTATCAGTTCTGGAGGGCGAGAGCTACTTCAGGGGCTGTGTGGCCAGCATGTGCTCCAGCCATGGTGACCCGGCGGCACTGTGTGGGGCGTTACAGGTGTACAGTGATATCTGCCAGGAGGCTGGAGCCTCCGTACCTATGTGGAGGAACTCTTCACACTGCC CTCTACTGTGTGGTGAGAACAGCCACTATAACTCATGTGCCGATGGCTGTCCCGAGGTATGCTCCAGTTTGGATATGGTTGGCCTCTGTGGAAGCTGTGAGGAAAGATGCGAGTGTGACTCTGGCTTAAAGCTCAGTGGGGGAAAGTGTGTCCCAGCAGAGGAGTGTGGGTGCTGGTATGATGGAAAGCACTATGAG AATGGAGCAACATTCTCAAAGGGAGAGTGCAAGCATCTGTGTCAGTGCATGGGGAACAATGACATGCAATGCACCGCAATGCAATGCACAGACAAAGAGGTTTGCAAGGTCAAGGATGGGGTGAAAGGCTGTTTCCCTTTTAAACCCGCCACATGCAGCGTCTATGGCGATCCACACTACATAACCTTTGATGGGCTGGCATATGACTTTCAAGGAGGCTGCAGTTACACGCTGACTACCACGTGTGCAGAGGACAGCGCAGTCCGGTTCACTGTGATCGGACACAACGTGCACCCCGGCCTTCAGGACTTCACCCGATCCAAGCTTGAAGCTGTCGCTCTTCAGGTTGAGGATCTACACCTCACTCTGAATCAGAGCGGAGAGGTCTAT GTGAATAATAGCCTTGTCCGACTTCCCTATTCCACCAATGGTGCAATCGGCTCAGTATGGGTCTAcctaaagaaaaacaatatcatCTTGGAGACAACCTTTGGCCTCAGAATGACGATAGATGCAAGGAACAGACTCTTCCTGCAGGTGGATGAGCGTTACATGCATGAACTGTGTGGACTGTGTGGCACCTACTCTGAACTTCAAGATGATGACTTCGTAACACCAGGAGGACAAAATGCTACAGGGTCATTTGAGTTTGGTGACAGCTGGAGACTGCCAGGCGATAATGA GTGTATTTCCCATCCAAGTGATCCCAGACACTGTGATtatgatgaggaggatgaggccTACAATGAGTGTTCCACCCTACTAGGGGACGCCTTCACACCCTGCCATGAACTCATTCACCCAAAAACCTACGTCAATAGTTGTGTCTATGACTACTGCGCCACCAACGGTGACCAACACACCCTATGCGACTCTCTCGAGTCCTATGCAGCAGCATGCCAGTTTGCAGGAGTTGAGCTGCTCAACTGGCAGTTAGACACAGCCTGCG CTGAGCCCCCAACCACTACAGCTCATCCTACACCTTCAACCGCTACCTCTCCAACAACAGATCATTCTC TCTGTCCCGTCAATTGTGACTTCGAAAAAAATCTGTGTGGCTGGGAGCAACTCTTACAGGACAGTTTTGATTGGAAAAGACATTCTGGATCAACCCCATCCAGTTTGACTGGACCAGACCAAGACCACACCACTGGAG CTGGTTTCTACATGTATATTGATGGAAATAATGTAACTCACGGAGATTCAGCTCGTCTTTGGAGCTCAATGTGCAATTACCAAGGCCCACTCTGCCTGCGCTTCTGGTACCACATGTATGGTTCAGCCACATCCATGGCGCTCAATATCTACCTGCTCAAAGACAATAAAGCTACCAAGCTCTGGGTCATGATGAACAACCAGGGACCAGAATGGCATCAAGGAATTGTTGACATTCCAGTGTCTGGTCCATTCCAA ATAATTATTGAGGGAATTCGAGGCTCTAATGCTCTATCAGATGTGGCCATAGATGACATTTCCATCCACTTAAGCTCATGTTCCG GTAACTTCCCTGGCCTGGTTGGTGGAACTAAGCCTCCCTCCCTAACAGCGGTAGTCATCCCTTCACTTCCGA TCTGCAATATGGACTGTAGCTTTGACAGCAACCTTTGTAGCTGGAATCAGATGGTGACAGATTCTTTTGACTGGACATGGCAAAATGGTTCCACCTCAACCCCGATGACTGGGCCATCTGCTGACCACACTGGTG ATGGTCACTATCTTTACATCGAAGCCAGCAGTGTGAATCTTGGAGACACGGCTCGTCTCATCAGCTCTGAGTGTTCTGAATCTGGTCCTCAATGTCTGCAGTTCTGGTACCATATGTATGGCTCAGCAGATACAATGGGCCTCCATGTTTACCTGCTACAAAATAAAGTAGCCGATGCTGTTTGGTGGGAAAGAAATGACCATGGAAATATTTGGAAACTTGCTCAGTTGGACATCACAACAACTGGAGCTTTCCAG atcATATTTGAGGGCCGAAGAGGTTCCAACCACCAGTCTGATGTTGCCATAGATGATGTAATACTTCATCGCGGATACTGCACAG TTGCAACTGTGGGTCCAGAGTTTCCCGCAACtgctacacaaacacattcgTCGCCTTCGTCAAAACCACAGCCCACACTGACAGCTACTTTAACACAAAATACGGATCTACCAACAACAAAGCCACGGCAGCCAATAACATCAAAACCAATAGCAACAACCACAACTGGACCTACAGCCACAGCTACACCTTTCCCACCAACAACAGGGCACCCAGAAGTAGTAACTCCAGAGAAACCAGGCCCTGAATTTACAGAGACTGCAAGTCCAGAGCCACCAACTGCATCTACTGATGGACCCCCAACCACAGCCAGACCCCACCCACCAATAACAGGGAACCCAGGGCTTGGAACTCCAGAGCATCCAGAACCTGAAACGACAGCAGGACCTGAACAACCAGCTACATCTAATAATGGACTTCCAACCACAGCCGGACCCCACCCACCAACAACAGAGATCCCAGGACTTGTAACTCCAGAGCATCCAAAACCTGAAATGACAGCACGACCTGAACAACCAGCTACATCTACTGATGGACTTCCAACCTCAGCCGGACCACACCCACCAACAACAAAGATCCCAGGAATTGGAACTCCAGAGCAACCAGAGCATGAATTTACAGAGAAACCTCAAACAACAGCAAGTCCAGAGCCACCAACTGCATCTACTGATGGACCCCCAACCACAGCCAGACCCCACCCACCAACAACAGGGAACCCAGGGCTTGGAACTCCAGAGCATCCAGAACCTGAAATGACAGCAGGACCTGAACAACCAGCTACATCTACTGATGGACCCCCAACCACAGCCAGACCCCACCCACCAACAACAGAGATCCCAGGTCTTGGAACTCCAGAGCATCCAGAACCTGAAATGACAGCAGGACCTGAACAACCAGCTACATCTACTGATGGACCCCCAACCACAGCCAGACCCCACCCACCAACAACAGAGAACCCAGGGCTTGGAACTCCAGAGCATCCAGAACCTGAAATGACAGCAGGACCTGAACAACCAGCTACATCTGCTAATGGACTTCCAACCACAGGCGGACCCCACCCACCAACAACAGGGAACCCAGGGCTTGGAACTCCAGAGCATCCAGAACCTGAAACGACAGCAGGACCTGAACAACCAGCTACATCTACTGATGGACCCCCAACCACAGCCAGACCCCACCCGCCAACAACAGGGAACCCAGGGCTTGGAACTCCAGAGCATCCAGAACCTGAAATGACAGCAGGACCTGAACAACCAGCTACATCTACTGATGGACCCCCAACCACAGCCAGACCCCACCCGCCAACAACAGGGAACCCAGGGCTTGGAACTCCAGAGCATCCAGAACCTGAAATGACAGCAGGACCTGAACAACCAGCTACATCTGCTAATGGACTTCCAACCACAGGCGGACCCCACCCGCCAACAACAGGGAACCCAGGGCTTGGAACTCCAGAGCATCCAGAACCTGAAACGACAGCAGGACCTGAACAACCAGCTACATCTGCTAATGGACTTCCAACCACAGGCGGACCCCACCCACCAACAACAGAGAACCCAGGGCTTGGAACTCCAGAGCATCCAGAACCTGAAACGACAGCAGGACCTGAACAACCAGCTACATCTACTGATGGACCCCCAACCACAGGCGGACCCCACCCGCCAACAACAGAGAACCCAGGGCTTGGAACTCCAGAGCAACCAGAACCTGAAATGACAGCAGTACCTGAACAACCAGCTACATCTACTGATGGACCACAACCAACCACAGCCGCACCCCACCTATCACCAGTTAGACCACAttccacaacaacaactgccCCACAACGTACAACAACCAATAAACCCTATTCAACAATAGGTAGACCTCTGCCTACAACCACACCACAACCACAAACTACACATGTACCAA CACCCTCTTGCCCTGAGAACAGTCATTACACCACCTGCATACCACAATGCAGTCCAACCTGTGAACACCTGAACGGCCCATCAGACTGCAGTGACAGTGAGGGTTGTGTGAAGGGATGTGTATGTGATGGCGGTTTTGTGCGTACAAGTAAAGCCTGTGTGCCTATCCAACGATGTGGTTGTATGGACAGGAACGGCACCAGACAAAAC TTCAATAAAGAGTGGTACACCGATCACTGCAGtaagaaatgtaaatgtgagaAAGACGACGGCGTGGGAAAGATTGACTGCGATGACAAAGATGAGTGCGGTGGAAAGGCTGTCTGTCTTCAAAATGAGGAGGGAAATTATTACTGCCAGTCTACAG GCTTCGGACAGTGCACTATCAGGGGAGATTCTGAGTACAGAACATTTGATGAACTGAAGCATGACTTTGAGGGTAAGCACTCCTATGTGCTGGTCAGCACCAACAACTTGCCGTATTACCTTCCACACGTTTACATCGAGGCCACCAATACCGTACATGATGAGGAAGATAGTCGGCATCATGGTGACGATAGCAGTGAAGAAGACAACGCCCGCCGTTCGAGGGACAAAGATGACggcgatgaagatgatgaagatgacagcAAACATGATGACGACAGTGAAGAGCATAAGGAACACCACAGATTACGAGAGCTTAAGATCAGAGTGTATGATCACACCGTGGTTTTCAAGAAGAACCGCAAGCTGATT GTGGATGGAAGGGAAACCAAAACTCCCACCTCGCCGACTGCTGGTCTAAACATCTCCCTGCATTCCTCTCGCATCTACCTGAAGACCGACTTCGGCCTCTCCGTAGAGTTTGACGGACGCGACGCAGCAG AGATCATTTTACCAAACCTGTATAAAAGGAAAGTGGGGGGTCTCTGTGGGAACTTTGACGGCCACAAAGGGAACGACCAGATGAAGCTGGATGGTACCAGGGCCAAGAGCATCAAAAAGTTTGGAGACAGCTGGAAAGTGTGA